From a single Nitrogeniibacter mangrovi genomic region:
- a CDS encoding CorA family divalent cation transporter, whose translation MEDTQASDARRLGHFRQILLWPLQLMPLREGSQIHRHWAWLEEARPDNPWREVDDEFTDDPAGFQQRHYSEFVTFLPHVQRFLYGEGRTRGGAPGESPIRVFRRRDVARVRCTYPGDALAPAEFDIAHIDLYFFFDLDIAVLNVELHGDDISLDCAQETLFRLGRAYPTYWESNGDPGHCLKRTEWLDADGRVLATSDDEQRHAFLQHVSRYRAPRVAAHWDFLLQPLVPHHSDRSGPLRYRQLEYHRMPVMAYAAVDGDPRDLDASDFVRLGLITASGPPGRMPVRVPDFEQRFCYDRFWVPQAGGTPGSRYMGCGESFVLVGSARVPYFYTPGGSLLEEFRHQYFLLFLIPHMHKAALLMMSDRLVYALKRLDIQDPETIKRFKREIRQLREIFLRFTHRYWFHRVSDQIQARDLYRKTAEFLATEELYEEVRQRVQDMAEYLEEDTGRRQANTVLRLTVVTAFGLIGTTVTGYFGMNILELDGLSPVARTLYFLVIFAGMTWLTFYTVMKSKGLSDFLDALSDERVSIGRKLGALLGVWRRPRG comes from the coding sequence TTGGAGGACACCCAGGCGAGCGACGCGCGCCGGCTCGGCCATTTCCGGCAGATCCTGCTGTGGCCCCTGCAGCTGATGCCGCTGCGCGAGGGCAGCCAGATCCACCGCCACTGGGCGTGGCTGGAAGAGGCGCGGCCCGATAACCCGTGGCGCGAGGTGGACGACGAGTTTACCGACGACCCGGCCGGTTTCCAGCAACGTCACTACAGCGAGTTCGTCACCTTCCTGCCCCATGTGCAGCGCTTTCTCTACGGCGAGGGCCGCACCCGCGGCGGGGCGCCGGGCGAATCGCCGATCCGGGTGTTCCGCCGTCGCGACGTGGCTCGGGTGCGCTGCACCTATCCGGGCGACGCGCTGGCGCCGGCCGAATTCGACATCGCCCACATCGACCTGTATTTCTTCTTCGACCTCGACATCGCGGTGCTCAACGTCGAGCTCCACGGCGACGACATCAGCCTCGACTGCGCCCAGGAGACCCTGTTCCGCCTCGGTCGCGCCTACCCCACCTACTGGGAGTCCAACGGCGACCCCGGCCATTGCCTGAAGCGCACCGAATGGCTCGATGCGGACGGCCGCGTGCTCGCCACCTCGGACGACGAGCAGCGCCACGCCTTCTTGCAGCACGTGAGTCGCTACCGCGCGCCCCGGGTCGCCGCCCACTGGGATTTTCTCCTCCAGCCCCTGGTGCCTCACCATTCGGACCGCAGCGGTCCGCTGCGCTATCGCCAGCTCGAATACCACCGCATGCCGGTGATGGCCTATGCGGCCGTGGACGGCGATCCGCGCGACCTGGACGCGTCGGACTTCGTCCGCCTCGGCCTCATCACCGCCTCCGGCCCGCCCGGGCGCATGCCGGTGCGGGTGCCGGACTTCGAACAGCGCTTCTGCTACGACCGCTTCTGGGTGCCCCAGGCCGGCGGTACGCCGGGCTCGCGCTACATGGGCTGCGGCGAATCCTTCGTGCTCGTCGGCAGCGCGCGCGTGCCCTACTTCTACACCCCCGGCGGCAGCCTGCTCGAGGAGTTCCGCCACCAGTACTTCCTGCTGTTCCTGATCCCGCACATGCACAAGGCGGCGCTGCTGATGATGTCCGACCGCCTGGTGTACGCGCTCAAGCGCCTCGACATCCAGGACCCGGAGACCATCAAGCGCTTCAAGCGCGAGATCCGCCAGCTGCGCGAGATCTTCCTGCGCTTCACCCACCGCTACTGGTTCCATCGCGTCTCCGACCAGATCCAGGCGCGCGACCTGTATCGCAAGACCGCCGAGTTCCTCGCCACCGAAGAGCTCTACGAGGAAGTACGCCAGCGGGTGCAGGACATGGCCGAATACCTGGAGGAGGACACCGGGCGGCGCCAGGCCAACACCGTGCTGCGCCTCACCGTGGTCACCGCCTTCGGCCTCATCGGCACCACCGTGACCGGCTATTTCGGCATGAACATCCTCGAACTCGACGGCCTCTCGCCGGTCGCGCGCACGCTCTACTTCCTCGTCATCTTCGCCGGCATGACCTGGCTCACCTTCTACACGGTGATGAAGTCCAAGGGCCTGTCGGACTTCCTCGACGCATTGTCGGACGAACGGGTGTCGATCGGCCGCAAGCTGGGGGCGTTGCTGGGGGTGTGGCGGCGGCCGCGGGGCTAG
- a CDS encoding tlde1 domain-containing protein, with amino-acid sequence MTWTYDQSSGHLYHNGAPVPGGIGYAGRGAHKNRPASQNLRNRGPIPRGAWRIGGYTSSKGPLTITLSPKPGTNTFGRSAFRIHGDSARHPGAASEGCIIMPYAVRSLIITSGDHDLEVVQ; translated from the coding sequence ATGACCTGGACATACGATCAATCCTCCGGGCATCTCTATCACAATGGCGCCCCTGTCCCCGGCGGGATCGGCTATGCGGGCCGCGGCGCGCACAAGAATCGCCCTGCGTCGCAGAATCTGCGCAACCGGGGGCCCATCCCCCGCGGTGCATGGCGGATCGGCGGATACACCAGCAGCAAGGGGCCACTGACCATCACCCTGAGCCCCAAACCGGGTACCAACACCTTCGGACGCAGCGCATTTCGCATCCACGGTGACAGCGCCCGTCATCCCGGCGCGGCGTCGGAGGGCTGCATCATCATGCCCTACGCCGTTCGCAGCCTGATCATCACCTCCGGGGACCACGATCTTGAAGTGGTCCAATAG
- a CDS encoding DUF3024 domain-containing protein, producing the protein MALSELELKRVERAVGRYLKKHRPPPHIRPELDVEARIQGQSVELVELRPAWRGDPGEITELPFAKTTFVRTQHVWKVFWRRADLRWHAYDPPTARTIDDALALVDEDAFGCFRG; encoded by the coding sequence ATGGCGTTGAGCGAACTGGAACTGAAGCGGGTCGAACGGGCGGTGGGCCGCTACCTGAAGAAGCATCGCCCACCGCCGCACATCCGCCCCGAGCTGGACGTGGAGGCCCGCATCCAGGGCCAGTCGGTGGAACTTGTCGAATTGCGCCCGGCATGGCGCGGCGATCCGGGCGAGATCACGGAGCTCCCCTTCGCCAAGACAACCTTCGTGCGTACCCAGCATGTCTGGAAGGTATTCTGGCGGCGGGCGGACCTACGCTGGCATGCCTACGATCCACCGACGGCGCGGACCATCGACGATGCCCTGGCCCTGGTGGACGAAGACGCCTTCGGTTGCTTCCGTGGTTAG
- a CDS encoding DUF3240 family protein, with protein MPDVLLTLVMPNDIAQHVEDLLLSHPDLVRGFTACQAEGHGASVPLVQPEELVSGHAPRTEIQTVGPEPSMRAVLELIHTHLPGANVFYWLQPVLAMGRL; from the coding sequence GTGCCTGACGTACTCCTGACCCTGGTGATGCCCAATGACATCGCCCAGCATGTGGAAGACCTGCTCCTGTCCCATCCCGACCTGGTACGCGGTTTCACCGCCTGCCAGGCGGAGGGCCACGGCGCCAGCGTCCCCCTGGTCCAGCCCGAAGAACTGGTGAGCGGCCATGCGCCGCGCACCGAAATCCAGACCGTCGGGCCCGAGCCGTCCATGCGCGCGGTGCTCGAACTGATCCACACCCACCTGCCTGGCGCCAATGTCTTCTATTGGCTCCAGCCGGTCCTCGCGATGGGGCGCCTATGA
- a CDS encoding AraC family transcriptional regulator codes for MAPPQLIRRMTRVIEFLYAHLDDDLSLDRVAEVAHVSTCHFHRLYRALTGETLAETVRRLRFHRSARELLDADRPLGQVARRAGYGSPEAFSRAFKRHFGIPPGAYRALRQSWAAPTLHLNPEPFDMDDIRIDTLPALDLVGIRHRGDYMGIGQAFDRLCLWAGPKGMLGPHVRLLGAYWDDPAVVARSDLRSAACLGAPTDAAEGEVMPLRMAAGPYACLIHVGPYAELEAAYQRVFAWIAREGHELAEAPCFEEYLNDPASTPPLALRTRIMVPLLG; via the coding sequence ATGGCACCTCCGCAGCTCATCCGGCGCATGACCCGCGTCATCGAGTTTCTCTATGCCCACCTCGACGACGATCTCAGCCTCGATCGTGTTGCCGAGGTGGCGCACGTGTCGACGTGCCATTTCCATCGGCTCTATCGCGCCCTGACCGGCGAGACCCTGGCCGAGACGGTGCGGCGCTTGCGTTTTCATCGTTCGGCGCGTGAGCTGCTCGATGCCGATCGGCCGCTGGGACAGGTGGCCCGGCGCGCGGGCTATGGCTCGCCGGAAGCCTTCAGCCGGGCTTTCAAGCGTCACTTCGGCATCCCCCCGGGCGCCTATCGTGCCCTCCGCCAATCCTGGGCCGCGCCGACTCTCCATCTGAATCCGGAGCCCTTCGACATGGACGACATCCGCATCGACACCCTCCCCGCCCTCGACCTCGTGGGCATTCGCCATCGCGGCGACTACATGGGCATCGGCCAGGCCTTCGACCGGCTGTGCCTGTGGGCCGGCCCCAAGGGCATGCTCGGTCCGCACGTTCGCCTGCTCGGCGCCTACTGGGACGATCCGGCCGTGGTCGCGCGCAGCGATTTGCGTTCGGCCGCCTGCCTCGGTGCCCCGACCGACGCGGCCGAGGGCGAGGTGATGCCCCTGCGGATGGCGGCCGGGCCGTATGCCTGCCTCATCCATGTCGGCCCCTATGCCGAACTCGAAGCGGCTTACCAGCGGGTCTTTGCCTGGATCGCCCGAGAGGGCCACGAGCTGGCCGAGGCGCCCTGCTTCGAGGAATACCTGAACGACCCGGCATCGACGCCGCCATTGGCGCTGCGCACGCGGATCATGGTGCCGCTTCTGGGGTGA
- a CDS encoding ferredoxin reductase family protein: MPAPTCAGTGEGGAMKRVSRVLLPMLVLALVGGPVWWAWPGTLGGWRSVAIVTGWLGYGLLFASLVTMLREPWLARVLGGLGRMYAWHHHLGVLAYLVLLLHPVALAMEALPESPAIAWASVAPLQQGAAGWLGWAALLCLMIGLGVALSPRLAYGRWRALHGLLALAVVVSPAHLVMLGLEQWLWWMPVLAIGVLFWRVLRADCGLAALPHVVAQVAHPARAVVEITLRPMARALAAHAGQFVLVAFHDGPHFQGCHEYHPFTLTAIEPDGSLRVGIKALGDCTRHMQTLEAGVAARVQGPFGDFGAAGSGRPALWIAGGIGIAPFMALLRAGTVAAPVRLIYLYREAADGAYHDELVTLADADPDVTLVAHASGDGAPDLAAILPEADALAGVECFLCGPPGLVDAAVALLRARGAADEHIHFERFEFR, translated from the coding sequence ATGCCTGCGCCCACCTGCGCCGGGACCGGTGAGGGCGGCGCCATGAAGCGCGTGTCGCGCGTCCTGCTGCCGATGCTGGTGCTGGCGCTCGTCGGCGGGCCGGTGTGGTGGGCCTGGCCGGGGACGCTGGGCGGGTGGCGGAGCGTGGCCATCGTCACCGGCTGGCTCGGCTACGGCCTGCTTTTCGCCAGCCTGGTCACCATGCTGCGCGAGCCCTGGCTGGCCCGCGTGCTGGGCGGGCTGGGGCGCATGTACGCCTGGCATCATCACCTCGGCGTGCTGGCCTATCTGGTGCTCCTGCTGCATCCGGTGGCGCTGGCGATGGAAGCGCTGCCCGAATCGCCCGCCATCGCCTGGGCAAGCGTCGCCCCCCTGCAACAGGGCGCGGCCGGGTGGCTGGGCTGGGCCGCCTTGCTGTGCCTGATGATCGGCCTCGGCGTGGCCCTGTCGCCACGGCTCGCCTACGGCCGCTGGCGGGCGCTGCACGGCCTGCTGGCGCTGGCGGTGGTGGTGTCACCGGCGCATCTGGTGATGCTCGGGCTCGAGCAATGGCTGTGGTGGATGCCGGTGCTGGCCATCGGTGTGCTGTTCTGGCGCGTGCTGCGGGCCGACTGCGGGCTCGCCGCGCTCCCCCACGTGGTCGCGCAGGTGGCCCATCCGGCCCGCGCGGTAGTCGAAATCACCCTGCGCCCCATGGCGCGGGCGCTGGCGGCGCACGCCGGGCAGTTCGTGCTCGTGGCCTTCCATGACGGCCCGCATTTTCAGGGGTGCCATGAATATCACCCGTTCACCCTCACCGCGATCGAGCCGGATGGCAGCCTGCGGGTCGGCATCAAGGCGCTGGGCGACTGCACCCGGCACATGCAGACGCTCGAGGCGGGCGTGGCGGCGCGGGTGCAGGGGCCGTTCGGCGATTTCGGCGCCGCCGGTTCGGGCCGCCCGGCGCTGTGGATCGCCGGCGGCATCGGCATCGCCCCCTTCATGGCGCTGCTGCGTGCCGGCACGGTGGCCGCGCCGGTGCGTCTGATCTATCTGTACCGGGAGGCCGCCGACGGGGCCTACCACGACGAGCTGGTCACCCTGGCCGATGCCGATCCGGACGTGACCCTGGTGGCCCACGCCAGCGGCGACGGCGCGCCCGACCTGGCTGCGATCCTGCCCGAGGCGGACGCGCTGGCCGGCGTCGAGTGCTTCCTGTGCGGCCCGCCGGGCCTGGTGGACGCGGCGGTGGCGCTGCTGCGTGCGCGCGGCGCCGCGGACGAACACATTCATTTCGAGAGGTTCGAGTTCCGATGA
- a CDS encoding cytochrome b5 domain-containing protein translates to MMRTLFWVGTALFWCFVIGVRAAADVGPGGAPATPPVPTYTLAEVARHGTEGDCWMAIRGQVYDLSAYLPDHPTRPSVIVPWCGKEATEAYNTKTRGRPHSPGADQLLNGFRIGIVAP, encoded by the coding sequence ATGATGCGCACGCTCTTCTGGGTCGGCACCGCCCTGTTCTGGTGCTTCGTGATCGGTGTCCGGGCGGCCGCCGATGTCGGACCGGGCGGCGCGCCCGCCACGCCTCCGGTCCCGACCTACACGCTTGCCGAGGTGGCTCGCCACGGCACCGAGGGCGACTGCTGGATGGCGATCCGCGGCCAGGTCTACGACCTGTCCGCCTACCTGCCCGACCATCCCACCCGCCCGTCGGTGATCGTGCCCTGGTGCGGCAAGGAGGCCACCGAGGCCTACAACACCAAGACCCGGGGGCGCCCGCATTCGCCGGGGGCGGACCAGCTGCTGAACGGCTTCCGCATCGGCATCGTCGCCCCTTGA
- a CDS encoding heme-binding protein produces the protein MHTKAILTRDDVARILAAARAEAGAHPWAVSIAVVDDGGHPLALERLDGCAPIGAYICMEKARTAALGRRESQGYEDMINGGRTAFLSVPRLSGLLTGGIPILVDGQVVGAIGVSGVQPDQDAQVARAGAAALGRS, from the coding sequence ATGCACACCAAGGCCATCCTGACCCGGGACGACGTCGCCCGTATCCTGGCCGCCGCGCGGGCGGAAGCAGGCGCGCACCCATGGGCGGTTTCCATCGCCGTGGTGGACGACGGCGGCCATCCGCTGGCGCTGGAGCGCCTCGACGGCTGCGCGCCCATCGGCGCCTACATCTGCATGGAGAAGGCACGCACGGCGGCCCTGGGGCGGCGCGAGTCGCAGGGCTACGAGGACATGATCAACGGTGGCCGCACCGCCTTTCTCTCAGTGCCCCGACTCAGCGGCCTGCTCACGGGCGGGATCCCCATCCTCGTCGACGGTCAGGTGGTGGGCGCGATCGGGGTGTCCGGTGTCCAGCCCGATCAGGATGCTCAGGTGGCCCGGGCGGGCGCAGCCGCGCTCGGCCGGTCCTGA
- a CDS encoding efflux RND transporter periplasmic adaptor subunit, with amino-acid sequence MSRHRWLLAALLVALAAPTRAAEPMLLNPAQMQSLGIETAEAGAAPAGREGSLPARVLVPVDQMRIVAAPVDGRIEMLAVAPGMSVRAGQTVARLASPEALALQRDALQARNQSALLDHNRKRDEQLFAEGLIPESRLQATRAAAAQARALASERTQALKLAGITPGKLGGPLTLSSPIDGVVLAQNAEVGERVSSTAPIYRIAQLSPLWLEIQAPLTLARAVREGMAVRIAGTEVSGKVIAVGRAVDPESQTVLLRAAVDAGAERLHPGQVVEVSIDANIHASGQRLPASALAREGGRTLVFVRTATGADGERFEAREVTVLGQGGDTVVVDGVKAGETVAVQGVSGLKAMLTGVGAQ; translated from the coding sequence ATGTCACGACATCGCTGGCTGCTGGCCGCTCTCCTCGTTGCGCTCGCGGCGCCCACCCGGGCCGCCGAGCCGATGCTGCTCAACCCCGCCCAGATGCAGTCCCTGGGCATCGAAACCGCCGAGGCCGGCGCGGCGCCCGCCGGGCGTGAAGGCAGCCTGCCGGCGCGGGTGCTGGTGCCGGTGGACCAGATGCGCATCGTCGCCGCGCCGGTGGACGGCCGCATCGAGATGCTGGCGGTGGCGCCGGGCATGAGCGTGCGCGCCGGCCAGACCGTGGCCCGCCTCGCCAGCCCCGAGGCCCTCGCCCTGCAGCGCGATGCCCTGCAGGCGCGCAACCAGTCGGCCCTGCTCGACCATAACCGCAAGCGCGACGAGCAGCTGTTCGCCGAAGGCCTGATCCCCGAGTCGCGCCTGCAGGCGACCCGAGCCGCCGCGGCCCAGGCCCGGGCGCTGGCCAGCGAACGGACCCAGGCCCTGAAACTGGCCGGCATCACGCCGGGCAAGCTCGGCGGGCCGCTCACGCTCAGCTCGCCCATCGATGGCGTGGTGCTGGCCCAGAACGCGGAAGTCGGCGAACGGGTCTCGAGCACCGCGCCGATCTACCGCATCGCCCAGCTCTCGCCCCTGTGGCTGGAGATCCAGGCGCCGCTGACGCTGGCCCGCGCGGTGCGCGAGGGCATGGCGGTGCGCATCGCCGGCACCGAGGTGAGCGGCAAGGTGATCGCGGTCGGCCGGGCGGTCGACCCCGAAAGCCAGACGGTGCTGCTGCGCGCGGCGGTGGACGCGGGCGCCGAGCGCCTGCATCCGGGCCAGGTGGTGGAAGTGTCGATCGACGCGAACATCCACGCCAGCGGCCAGCGCCTGCCGGCCTCGGCGCTGGCGCGCGAGGGCGGCCGCACGCTGGTGTTCGTACGCACCGCGACCGGCGCCGACGGCGAGCGCTTCGAGGCCCGTGAGGTGACGGTGCTCGGCCAGGGCGGCGACACGGTCGTGGTCGACGGCGTCAAGGCCGGCGAAACGGTGGCGGTGCAGGGCGTCTCCGGCCTCAAGGCGATGCTCACCGGCGTGGGGGCACAGTGA
- a CDS encoding efflux RND transporter permease subunit: MLDRLIRFALTQRLLVLVLTAMLVAAGVQAFLKLPIDAFPDVSTTQVKIILKAPGMTPEEVEMRLAVPVEQEMLGIPNQRLLRSTSKYALTDITIDFEDGTDIYWARQQVGERLAAAMGNLPAGVSGGMAPITTPLGEMFMFTIEGDLSLADKRALLDWVVRPQLRTIPGVADVNSLGGKVRSFEVVPDPEQLAARGLSLADLRTALEANNRNDGAGRLSDAEEALLVRAEGAIQTLDDVRAIVLHAKDGRVARVGDVAEVRLGALTRYGAVTRSGQGEAVEGLVLGLRGANAQAVVAGVKARLAQIAPTLPKGVTIEPFYDRSHLVSRAVGTVSKALVEAIVLVVLLLLAFLGNLRAALVVALMLPLSALCTFILMQMFGLSANLMSLGGLAIAIGMLVDAAVVVVENIESQLTGGGDAAPEKLPTLHLIYRAAREVAAPVASGIAIIIIVFLPLLTLQGLEGKMFGPVALTIVFALSASLLLSLTVVPVLASYLIRRGPHHEPWLVRKLAALYARVLTVAFAHSRLFIGAAVLALVAASGAYTMLGKSFMPTMDEGDMIMQLEKLPSIGLEQSLLIDGRVQRAILARVPEVKAIVARTGSDELGLDPMGLNQTDTFLVLAPRDTWRTPDPEWLADRLREVMADFPGIGFSFTQPIDMRVSEMLTGVRGDLAIKIYGPDLDTLNRLAGQIEGVVRRVAGAEDTFTLKNDGVQYLQVKVDRLAAGRFGLNVDDIQNDLKALLEGRDVGTVIEQGRRIPVILRGPDSLRTSPADFEALRLTLADGRSVPLTSVARVERVDGPVKVDRENAARYVVVQSNVRGRDLVGFVEDAKAAVAQQVPLPEGYRLAWGGQFENQQRAAARLAVVVPVALALIFFLLFSTFGSVRQALLVLSNVPFALVGGIFGLLLTGEYLSVPASVGFIALLGIAVLNGVVMVSYFNQLLARGMPMAQAVIEGARRRVRPVMMTASIAAFGLVPMLFASGPGSEIQRPLAIVVVGGLVTCTALTLVLLPILFRRFGVRPAVAFTEDPRA, translated from the coding sequence ATGCTCGACCGCCTGATCCGCTTCGCCCTCACCCAGCGGCTGCTGGTCCTGGTGCTCACGGCCATGCTCGTGGCCGCCGGGGTGCAGGCCTTCCTGAAGCTGCCCATCGACGCCTTTCCGGACGTGTCCACCACCCAGGTGAAGATCATCCTCAAGGCCCCCGGCATGACCCCCGAGGAGGTGGAGATGCGCCTGGCGGTGCCGGTGGAGCAGGAGATGCTCGGCATCCCCAACCAGCGCCTGCTGCGCTCCACCTCCAAGTACGCGCTCACCGACATCACCATCGATTTCGAAGACGGCACCGACATCTACTGGGCTCGCCAGCAGGTGGGCGAGCGCCTCGCCGCGGCCATGGGCAACCTGCCCGCCGGGGTGAGCGGCGGCATGGCGCCGATCACCACGCCGCTGGGCGAGATGTTCATGTTCACCATCGAGGGCGACCTGTCCCTGGCGGACAAGCGCGCCCTGCTCGACTGGGTCGTCCGGCCGCAGCTGCGCACCATCCCGGGGGTGGCCGACGTCAACAGCCTGGGGGGCAAGGTGCGCAGCTTCGAGGTGGTGCCCGATCCGGAGCAGCTGGCGGCCCGCGGCCTCTCGCTGGCGGATCTGCGCACCGCCCTTGAGGCCAACAACCGCAACGACGGCGCCGGTCGCCTGAGCGATGCCGAGGAAGCCCTGCTGGTGCGCGCGGAAGGCGCCATCCAGACCCTGGACGACGTGCGCGCCATCGTGCTCCATGCCAAGGACGGCCGGGTGGCGCGCGTGGGCGACGTGGCCGAGGTGCGCCTCGGGGCGCTGACCCGCTACGGCGCGGTCACCCGCAGCGGCCAGGGCGAGGCGGTCGAGGGCCTAGTGCTGGGCCTGCGCGGCGCCAACGCGCAGGCGGTGGTGGCCGGGGTCAAGGCGCGCCTGGCGCAGATCGCCCCGACCCTGCCCAAGGGCGTGACCATCGAACCGTTCTACGACCGCAGCCACCTGGTCTCGCGCGCCGTGGGCACGGTCTCCAAGGCGCTCGTCGAGGCCATCGTGCTGGTGGTGCTGTTGCTGCTCGCCTTCCTCGGCAATCTGCGCGCCGCCCTCGTGGTGGCGCTGATGCTGCCCCTGTCGGCCCTGTGCACCTTCATCCTCATGCAGATGTTCGGCCTGTCGGCCAACCTCATGAGCCTGGGTGGCCTGGCGATCGCCATCGGCATGCTGGTGGACGCCGCGGTGGTGGTGGTGGAGAACATCGAAAGCCAGCTCACCGGCGGTGGCGACGCCGCACCGGAGAAGCTCCCCACCCTGCACCTGATCTACCGCGCCGCCCGCGAGGTGGCCGCGCCGGTGGCCTCGGGCATCGCCATCATCATCATCGTGTTCCTGCCCCTGCTCACCCTGCAGGGCCTCGAAGGCAAGATGTTCGGCCCGGTGGCGCTGACCATCGTCTTCGCCCTGTCGGCCTCGCTGCTGCTGTCGCTCACGGTGGTGCCGGTGCTCGCCTCCTACCTCATCCGCCGCGGCCCGCACCACGAGCCGTGGCTGGTGCGCAAGCTCGCCGCGCTCTACGCGCGGGTGCTGACGGTCGCCTTCGCCCACAGCCGGCTCTTCATCGGCGCGGCGGTCCTGGCCCTGGTGGCCGCCAGCGGCGCCTACACGATGCTGGGCAAGAGCTTCATGCCGACCATGGACGAAGGCGACATGATCATGCAGCTGGAGAAGCTGCCCTCCATCGGGCTCGAGCAATCGCTCCTGATCGACGGCCGGGTGCAGCGCGCCATCCTGGCGCGCGTGCCCGAGGTCAAGGCCATCGTCGCGCGCACCGGCTCGGACGAACTCGGCCTCGACCCCATGGGCCTGAACCAGACCGACACCTTCCTGGTGCTGGCGCCGCGCGACACCTGGCGCACGCCCGACCCGGAGTGGCTGGCCGACCGGCTGCGCGAGGTGATGGCGGACTTCCCCGGCATCGGCTTCTCCTTCACCCAGCCGATCGACATGCGCGTCTCGGAGATGCTCACCGGCGTGCGCGGCGACCTGGCCATCAAGATCTACGGACCCGACCTCGACACCCTCAACCGGCTCGCCGGGCAGATCGAAGGGGTGGTGCGCCGGGTGGCGGGCGCCGAGGACACCTTCACCCTCAAGAACGACGGGGTGCAGTACCTGCAGGTGAAGGTGGACCGGCTCGCCGCGGGCCGCTTCGGCCTCAACGTGGACGACATCCAGAACGACCTCAAGGCCTTGCTCGAGGGCCGCGACGTGGGCACCGTCATCGAACAGGGCCGGCGCATCCCGGTGATCCTGCGCGGCCCCGACAGCCTGCGCACCTCGCCGGCGGATTTCGAGGCCCTGCGCCTGACCCTGGCGGACGGGCGCAGCGTCCCGCTGACCTCGGTGGCCCGGGTCGAACGGGTGGACGGGCCGGTCAAGGTGGACCGCGAGAACGCCGCCCGCTACGTGGTGGTGCAATCCAACGTGCGCGGCCGCGACCTGGTGGGCTTCGTCGAGGACGCCAAGGCCGCGGTGGCGCAGCAGGTGCCACTGCCCGAGGGCTATCGCCTCGCCTGGGGCGGACAGTTCGAGAACCAGCAGCGCGCCGCCGCCCGCCTCGCGGTGGTGGTGCCGGTGGCGCTCGCGCTCATCTTCTTCCTGCTGTTCTCCACCTTCGGCTCGGTGCGCCAGGCGCTGCTGGTGCTCTCGAACGTGCCCTTCGCCCTGGTGGGCGGCATCTTCGGCCTGCTGCTCACCGGCGAATACCTGTCGGTGCCGGCCTCGGTCGGCTTCATCGCCCTGCTGGGCATCGCGGTGCTCAACGGCGTGGTCATGGTCAGCTACTTCAACCAGCTGCTGGCGCGCGGCATGCCCATGGCGCAGGCGGTGATCGAAGGCGCCCGGCGCCGGGTGCGGCCGGTGATGATGACCGCCAGCATCGCCGCCTTCGGCCTCGTGCCCATGCTCTTCGCCAGCGGCCCCGGCTCGGAGATCCAGCGCCCCCTGGCCATCGTGGTGGTCGGCGGTCTGGTCACCTGCACCGCGCTGACGCTCGTCCTGCTCCCCATCCTGTTCCGCCGCTTCGGCGTCCGCCCTGCCGTCGCTTTCACGGAGGATCCCCGTGCCTGA
- a CDS encoding GFA family protein → MLDLPQDVGGGGYAINLGGAHDTLEVDGKAHLRVYQAMVQAPGESQPRQSPAQRHFCGLCGSHLWLWDPRWPELVHPLASAIDTPLPVPPERTHLMLDSKASWVQVHADPQDRRYPAYPEESIAEWHRRLGLA, encoded by the coding sequence TTGCTCGATCTGCCGCAAGACGTCGGGGGCGGCGGTTATGCCATCAACCTCGGCGGCGCCCACGACACGCTCGAGGTCGACGGCAAGGCGCACCTGCGGGTCTATCAGGCGATGGTCCAGGCCCCGGGGGAATCGCAACCCCGCCAGAGCCCGGCGCAGCGGCATTTCTGCGGATTGTGCGGCAGCCATCTGTGGCTGTGGGATCCGCGCTGGCCGGAGCTGGTGCATCCGCTCGCCTCGGCCATCGACACGCCGCTGCCCGTCCCGCCCGAGCGCACGCACCTCATGCTCGACTCGAAGGCGTCGTGGGTGCAGGTGCACGCCGACCCTCAGGACCGGCGCTATCCGGCCTATCCCGAGGAATCGATCGCCGAGTGGCACCGGCGCCTCGGTCTGGCGTAG